In Flavobacterium gelatinilyticum, a genomic segment contains:
- a CDS encoding RNA polymerase sigma factor, whose product MSVYSKYADPILLNLLKEDDQLAYTEIFERYARLLVNHACKMLGSRDEANDVVQEVFLSIWNKRHEITVTGSFSAYLYKAVKNRILNHIAHEKVVSSYADSISNFIEEDYVFADSRLREKELEAIIAKEIASLPEKMREVFLLRKVEELSYDEIALQLNITDKTAKQQVYNSLKILREKLKTMMGVFIW is encoded by the coding sequence ATGTCTGTTTATAGCAAATATGCTGATCCCATCTTATTAAATCTTCTTAAAGAAGATGATCAGCTGGCCTATACAGAAATTTTTGAAAGGTATGCCAGACTTCTTGTGAACCATGCTTGCAAAATGCTCGGCAGCCGTGATGAGGCAAACGATGTGGTTCAGGAAGTATTTTTATCCATCTGGAACAAACGTCATGAAATAACCGTTACCGGATCTTTTTCGGCTTACTTATACAAAGCGGTAAAAAACAGAATACTAAATCATATCGCTCACGAAAAAGTGGTTTCGAGTTATGCCGATTCCATTTCAAACTTCATCGAAGAAGACTATGTTTTCGCTGATTCCAGACTCAGGGAAAAAGAACTTGAAGCGATTATTGCCAAAGAAATTGCTTCTCTCCCGGAAAAAATGCGCGAAGTTTTCCTGCTTAGAAAAGTAGAAGAACTCTCGTATGACGAAATTGCACTTCAGTTAAATATTACCGACAAAACCGCGAAACAGCAAGTCTATAATTCGCTTAAAATACTGCGCGAAAAACTCAAAACTATGATGGGTGTTTTTATTTGGTGA
- a CDS encoding FecR family protein has protein sequence MKETEILELLQKYQNGTLSNEDKDKLDAWYLNRASKSNVHLNEYELEESYEYLKSKLPLQQETKVISIWPRITVAASIVVMLGTGIFYFTKTKEQVIQVAAKPKEIAPGGTRGILTLSNGKQIVLSAISEKDTIAREGEDKEVTIKMSADGVITYIINPDADTSKNDADAYNTLSTPTGGQYNIVLADGTKVFLNAVSSIKYPTQFNGDQRVVELEGEAYFEVAKNKNQPFIVKSGSQDIKVLGTHFNVHAYDNEPAIKTTLLEGSVAVSYKNQKTILKPGQQSNVSDNSNKISVREVDTEAAIAWKNGRFKFDNADLKSVMKQLERWYGIKVEYRGDVSDVRFNGGTFRNKNLSEVLKVLELSNIKFKVEGKTIIVYP, from the coding sequence ATGAAAGAAACTGAAATCTTAGAACTGCTTCAAAAATACCAAAACGGTACTTTATCGAATGAAGATAAGGACAAACTCGACGCCTGGTATCTGAACCGTGCTTCTAAAAGTAATGTACATCTTAACGAGTACGAACTCGAAGAAAGTTACGAGTATCTAAAATCGAAACTTCCGTTACAGCAGGAAACCAAAGTAATCAGTATCTGGCCGCGTATTACCGTTGCAGCCTCTATAGTTGTAATGCTGGGTACCGGAATTTTTTACTTTACAAAAACAAAGGAGCAGGTTATTCAGGTTGCGGCAAAGCCAAAGGAAATTGCGCCCGGAGGTACAAGAGGAATTTTAACGCTTTCAAACGGAAAACAGATTGTGCTTTCGGCTATTTCTGAAAAAGATACTATTGCCAGAGAAGGCGAAGATAAAGAAGTAACGATCAAAATGAGTGCTGACGGCGTTATTACCTATATAATAAATCCTGATGCCGATACTTCAAAAAATGATGCCGATGCTTATAATACACTTTCGACCCCAACCGGAGGTCAGTATAATATTGTATTGGCAGACGGAACAAAAGTTTTCCTAAATGCGGTTTCGTCTATTAAATATCCAACCCAGTTTAACGGAGATCAAAGAGTGGTTGAGTTAGAAGGAGAAGCGTATTTTGAAGTGGCAAAAAATAAAAACCAGCCCTTTATTGTAAAATCAGGAAGTCAGGATATAAAAGTTTTGGGAACGCATTTTAATGTACATGCTTATGATAACGAACCGGCTATTAAAACCACTTTACTGGAAGGAAGCGTAGCAGTAAGTTATAAAAACCAGAAAACGATTTTAAAACCGGGACAGCAGTCAAATGTGTCTGATAATTCGAATAAAATATCTGTTCGTGAAGTGGATACCGAAGCTGCAATTGCCTGGAAAAACGGCCGTTTTAAATTTGATAATGCCGACTTGAAATCGGTTATGAAACAGCTGGAACGCTGGTACGGAATCAAAGTAGAATACCGCGGCGATGTGTCGGATGTGAGATTCAACGGCGGTACGTTTAGAAATAAAAATTTGTCTGAAGTATTAAAAGTACTTGAGCTTAGTAATATAAAATTTAAAGTCGAAGGAAAAACAATTATTGTATATCCCTGA
- a CDS encoding SusC/RagA family TonB-linked outer membrane protein, with the protein MLLSSFTASAQSISVNFKDASLETVLKEVGRQSNYEIFYTQKLLKDASPVTINVKNTSLKETLNQIFKSQNLKYSLTNQTIVVTAGTKAEEKPKGNGNGLVDIRGKVLNNKNEPFPGVTVTVAGTNKMSITDFDGGFSLDNVPSDAVLECSGLTIEKKSFGVGGRNIVSLVVEDKVSAMKEVVVTGYQTVTRSHFTGAIAKVDEKVLNENINGNLSSALEGRVAGLMLQKNPTGASADTPILRGMGTFSSNVGYSPLIVIDGLPTELTLDEINPYDIESVNVLKDAAAASIYGSRAANGIIVLTTKKGTGKLKVTINSDFFISDKPNLRDMNLASTSELIDFEQAVYNRERARYADTATMFNSYGDIGSSNPKYYSPLYQLNRDLEEGVISNADYNSTMAQWRKNDYAKDYRDNVWQKEFRQRYNVAFSGSTSKQNTYVSLNYDEAKNRVKYNESRSFNLYAKSSFQISNWLNATFGLNGTYSNDDSTDGDYNNYDIQKRYERITDDNGALVYSPFVNIDDGFTSGSALNPAMARKIAGLSGFKSTSFNVLNELQEGIKYQNSLSLRSFANLRAKIWRGLSVSTQFQYEVRRNDSEEYNSVDSYKMRYAINALTGYNPTTNAYTYVDGFSAGGRYKQMSGRVSNYSFRNQLDFAEDFADGKHSVTGLAGFEMRETYAPRGIEQIRYGYDRVTLTSATLNSLSLSQTGVPSYIYGSNRTLAALSRTQGEVLHRYFSVFASGGYTFLSKYNLTGSYRVDRADLFGVDPKYKNRPLWSAGLGWNISSEEFMKPIKWVSMLKLRATYGVNGNVDQSTSPYITATRKNDFLYQSLQYVNISGQPNPMLRWEKTQSTNFGIDYSLFRTKINGTIDIYRKYSTDLLATTDLDPTVGATSRTINAGALLNKGVEFSIGSEWYNRGDFRIGSNVILAFNRTTVKKVTRAQSTASVYVSSPTSYFFEDETFNSLYAYKYGGTVNGYPFVLDENGNPSVTFDDSGNPISSSIKSITNPDALVNMGSLTPTYTGSLSQRFSYKQFDLNFLFVFSGGNKMRKEVLDTGSDAVTLSGIADRYTDTNRNGNTRLFVDYDENVRNYAVTMSSQWRNSDINVVDGDYIKLRNISLAYNLPKNIANKMKVASAKFTFQVNNIWYWSAAGNRIDPEVYSANSATRNLPSPKTYLFGFNLTL; encoded by the coding sequence ATGCTGCTGAGCAGTTTTACAGCTAGTGCACAGAGCATCAGTGTTAATTTTAAAGATGCTTCTCTGGAAACGGTTCTAAAAGAAGTGGGAAGACAAAGTAATTACGAAATTTTCTATACTCAGAAATTACTTAAGGATGCAAGTCCTGTAACGATTAATGTTAAGAATACTTCTTTAAAAGAAACTTTAAATCAAATTTTCAAAAGTCAGAATTTAAAATACTCGCTTACCAACCAGACCATTGTAGTAACTGCCGGAACAAAAGCAGAGGAAAAGCCAAAGGGAAACGGAAACGGGTTAGTGGATATCCGCGGGAAAGTTCTAAACAATAAAAACGAACCTTTTCCGGGAGTTACGGTAACGGTTGCCGGCACTAACAAAATGAGCATTACAGATTTTGACGGAGGATTTTCTTTAGATAACGTACCCTCAGACGCTGTTTTGGAATGTTCGGGACTAACGATCGAGAAAAAATCTTTTGGCGTTGGCGGACGAAATATTGTTTCGCTTGTTGTAGAAGACAAAGTATCTGCCATGAAAGAAGTGGTGGTGACAGGTTACCAGACTGTTACGAGAAGTCATTTTACAGGAGCGATTGCCAAAGTAGACGAAAAAGTTTTAAACGAAAATATTAATGGCAATTTATCAAGCGCACTCGAAGGTCGTGTGGCGGGTTTAATGCTTCAGAAAAATCCAACCGGAGCTTCTGCAGATACGCCTATTTTACGAGGAATGGGAACTTTTTCCAGCAATGTAGGCTACAGTCCGCTTATTGTAATCGACGGTCTGCCGACTGAATTGACTCTGGATGAAATTAATCCGTATGATATCGAAAGTGTAAACGTGCTTAAAGATGCCGCCGCAGCTTCTATTTACGGTTCACGCGCCGCAAACGGGATTATTGTTTTAACGACCAAAAAAGGAACGGGAAAACTAAAAGTGACTATCAATTCAGATTTCTTTATTTCAGATAAGCCTAATTTAAGAGATATGAATTTGGCTTCGACAAGCGAATTAATCGATTTTGAACAGGCGGTTTACAATAGAGAAAGAGCAAGATATGCCGATACAGCCACTATGTTTAACAGCTATGGAGATATTGGAAGCAGTAACCCAAAATATTACAGTCCGCTTTATCAGCTGAACCGCGATTTAGAAGAAGGCGTAATCAGCAATGCCGATTACAACAGCACTATGGCACAATGGAGAAAGAACGATTACGCGAAAGATTATCGTGATAATGTTTGGCAGAAAGAATTCAGGCAGCGTTACAACGTAGCATTTTCCGGAAGTACAAGCAAACAAAATACGTATGTGTCTCTTAATTATGACGAAGCAAAAAACCGTGTCAAATACAACGAAAGCCGTTCGTTTAATTTGTATGCCAAAAGCAGTTTCCAGATTTCAAACTGGTTAAACGCCACTTTTGGATTAAACGGAACGTATAGTAATGATGACAGTACAGATGGAGATTACAATAATTACGATATTCAGAAAAGATACGAGCGTATTACAGATGATAACGGAGCTTTGGTATATTCGCCTTTTGTAAATATTGATGACGGTTTTACATCCGGAAGTGCATTAAATCCAGCTATGGCGAGAAAAATTGCAGGTTTAAGCGGTTTTAAATCGACTAGTTTTAATGTTTTAAATGAGCTTCAGGAAGGTATTAAATATCAAAATTCATTGAGCCTTCGGTCTTTTGCCAATTTACGCGCAAAGATCTGGAGAGGTTTAAGTGTTAGTACACAATTTCAGTACGAAGTAAGACGAAACGACAGTGAGGAATATAACAGTGTTGACTCGTACAAAATGCGTTATGCGATTAATGCCTTAACGGGGTACAATCCAACGACAAACGCCTATACCTATGTGGACGGTTTTTCTGCAGGAGGCCGATACAAACAGATGAGCGGTCGTGTAAGCAATTACTCATTTAGAAATCAGCTTGATTTTGCAGAGGATTTTGCCGATGGTAAACATTCGGTTACCGGTTTAGCCGGTTTTGAAATGCGCGAAACCTACGCTCCAAGAGGTATTGAACAAATCCGCTACGGATACGATCGTGTTACCCTTACATCGGCTACATTAAACAGCCTTTCGTTAAGTCAGACAGGAGTTCCGAGTTATATATATGGCAGCAACCGTACACTGGCCGCTCTTTCAAGAACGCAGGGAGAAGTTTTGCATCGTTATTTTTCAGTTTTCGCCAGCGGAGGGTACACCTTTTTGTCTAAATACAACTTAACAGGAAGTTACAGAGTCGACAGAGCCGATTTGTTTGGAGTAGATCCAAAATATAAAAACCGTCCGTTGTGGTCTGCAGGTTTAGGATGGAACATCAGCAGCGAAGAATTCATGAAACCAATAAAATGGGTAAGCATGCTGAAACTGCGTGCCACGTATGGTGTAAACGGAAACGTTGACCAGAGTACATCTCCGTACATCACGGCGACCAGAAAAAATGACTTTCTTTATCAGTCTTTACAATATGTAAATATAAGCGGACAGCCAAATCCTATGCTTCGATGGGAAAAAACACAAAGTACCAACTTTGGTATCGATTATAGTTTGTTTAGAACGAAGATCAACGGAACGATCGATATTTATAGAAAATACAGCACTGATTTATTGGCAACGACGGATCTTGACCCAACTGTTGGTGCAACAAGCAGAACAATCAATGCAGGAGCTTTGCTGAATAAAGGAGTAGAATTTAGCATTGGTTCTGAATGGTACAACCGAGGAGATTTCAGAATTGGTTCAAATGTTATTTTAGCCTTTAACAGAACTACCGTTAAAAAAGTAACTAGAGCCCAGTCAACCGCTTCGGTATATGTGAGCTCGCCTACAAGTTATTTCTTTGAAGACGAAACATTCAATAGTTTATATGCCTACAAATATGGCGGAACGGTAAATGGTTATCCGTTTGTTTTAGACGAAAACGGAAATCCGTCAGTAACTTTTGATGATAGCGGAAATCCAATTTCCTCAAGTATTAAAAGCATTACAAATCCGGATGCATTAGTAAACATGGGAAGTTTAACGCCTACTTATACGGGTTCGTTGTCACAGCGTTTTTCATACAAACAATTCGATCTGAATTTTCTGTTTGTTTTCTCAGGAGGGAACAAAATGCGTAAAGAGGTTCTGGATACAGGATCTGATGCTGTTACCCTTTCTGGTATTGCAGATCGTTATACAGATACCAACCGAAATGGAAACACCCGTTTGTTTGTTGATTATGATGAAAACGTTAGAAACTATGCTGTAACGATGAGCAGCCAGTGGAGAAATTCAGATATAAATGTTGTAGACGGCGATTATATTAAATTGAGAAATATCTCCTTGGCATATAATCTTCCAAAAAACATTGCCAATAAAATGAAAGTGGCTTCGGCTAAATTTACTTTTCAGGTAAACAACATCTGGTACTGGAGTGCGGCAGGAAATCGTATTGATCCCGAAGTATATTCGGCTAATTCAGCAACACGAAATTTACCATCGCCTAAAACGTATTTATTTGGTTTTAATCTTACCCTTTAA
- a CDS encoding RagB/SusD family nutrient uptake outer membrane protein, translating to MKNIFTILLPLFLLTVSSCEEYTDITPKGALVIDQASQFHEMVSLPGRGYPINNFQYLSDDQWMKESNVIGKTPNIDIINFTFNENVDRVSLMTGSSFYNQSYTYINRWNTIISLVDDSKGDADTKRLAKAEAKIYRAYDHFLLVNTYAKGYDPQTAASDGGICIMNKFDLESQPSKSTVAQVYDFIQKDIEEALPYLQEKPLDVYHPSLAFAYAFKAKVHLFKREIASAKAAAEKSLSYNNQIFDLVAYSAQGGPSVVAVPAANNVEVLSYMYMIGYNEMNFVSNYVISPELRNLFGANDARFNLFFNTTNTNNLDIGANTAYWATQYTRFFYPTVGMKTTEVYLMLAECYARDNKLKEAIDILNTLRAKRILAGGTVELTVPATRKETMELVVNERRRELLLGFNRFFDLKRLNTETEYAKTITRVFPIVNKTVPQQTYTLQPNSRLYIVPFPLTALTKNPKLTLNTDEKVPF from the coding sequence ATGAAAAATATATTCACCATACTACTGCCATTGTTCCTGCTTACAGTATCATCTTGTGAAGAATACACAGATATTACGCCAAAAGGAGCTTTAGTAATCGACCAGGCTTCACAATTTCATGAAATGGTATCATTGCCGGGAAGAGGTTATCCTATCAATAACTTTCAATATTTATCAGACGATCAATGGATGAAAGAATCGAATGTGATAGGAAAAACACCCAATATAGATATTATCAATTTTACTTTTAATGAAAACGTAGACCGTGTTTCCTTGATGACAGGTTCCAGTTTCTATAATCAGTCTTATACTTACATCAACAGATGGAATACAATTATCTCACTTGTAGATGACAGCAAAGGAGATGCAGATACAAAAAGACTGGCAAAGGCCGAAGCAAAAATTTACAGAGCTTACGACCACTTTTTATTAGTAAATACGTATGCAAAAGGATATGATCCGCAGACTGCAGCTTCAGACGGAGGAATCTGCATTATGAATAAATTTGATTTAGAATCGCAGCCATCAAAATCTACTGTAGCGCAGGTGTACGATTTTATTCAGAAAGATATTGAGGAAGCGTTGCCGTATCTTCAGGAAAAACCCCTGGATGTTTATCATCCTTCACTGGCATTTGCGTATGCTTTTAAGGCAAAAGTACATTTGTTTAAACGTGAAATTGCAAGCGCCAAAGCTGCTGCCGAAAAATCATTAAGTTACAACAATCAAATTTTCGATTTGGTAGCCTACAGCGCACAAGGCGGACCATCTGTGGTTGCCGTTCCTGCAGCAAACAATGTTGAGGTGTTAAGCTATATGTATATGATTGGGTATAACGAAATGAATTTTGTAAGCAACTATGTTATCAGTCCCGAGCTTCGAAATTTATTTGGTGCAAACGATGCTCGTTTTAATTTGTTTTTTAACACAACCAATACCAATAATCTTGATATTGGCGCAAACACAGCCTACTGGGCAACCCAGTACACCCGATTTTTTTACCCGACAGTAGGTATGAAAACAACCGAAGTGTATTTAATGCTGGCCGAATGTTATGCGAGAGACAATAAACTGAAAGAAGCGATTGATATTCTGAATACCTTACGTGCAAAACGTATTTTGGCAGGCGGTACAGTTGAGTTAACCGTTCCGGCAACCCGAAAAGAAACAATGGAGCTGGTTGTAAATGAAAGAAGAAGAGAGCTGCTTTTGGGCTTTAACCGTTTTTTTGATTTAAAGAGATTAAACACTGAGACCGAATATGCAAAAACAATTACAAGAGTATTCCCTATAGTCAATAAAACAGTACCGCAGCAAACCTATACTTTGCAGCCAAACTCAAGATTATACATTGTGCCGTTTCCGTTGACTGCCTTGACAAAAAATCCAAAACTTACTTTAAACACTGACGAAAAAGTTCCATTTTAA
- a CDS encoding zinc-dependent metalloprotease translates to MKKLFILLIMLAAGQHGFAQTPEKKADSTSTQPKGMQPYNKVITDKAKNKSGLFTISQVDAKYYFQIPDSLFNRYMLVVTRFLSTPEGIGVFGGEKANEQTIYFEKGINNTVYLRSLQYRQDVRSADSMLAKALAGSSENPIVAAFPIKTTNPDNQNVVIDVTDAFKKENAMFSIGSKEKTEYKLTSLSDDKSFIESMDTYPINIEVKTTKTYTSTTSSSGGNTLRLNTSIVLLPKDPMRKRFFDERVGYFANKYVLFDDDEQRAQTKYIVQRYRLEPRDKDVKKYLKGELVEPKKQIVYYIDPATPKKWRPYLIAGINDWQKAFEAAGFKNAIVGKEWPENDKTMSLEDARYSVVRYYASETPNAYGPRVSDPRSGEIIESHVGWYHNVMKLVQRWYMIQAGPLDPKARKMHLDDELMGQLIRFVSSHEIGHTIGLRHNMGASSATPVEKLRDKKWVEANGHTVSIMDYARFNYVAQPEDNISPQGIYPRIGIYDKWAVKWGYGYFPNTKDEFEEEKLLSKMTTDSLTSNPRLWFGGEGKDEDPRSQKEDLGDDAVLASDYGIKNLKRVVPNLIQWTYQPDDAYDNLSDMHKAVVKQYSLYLYHVLKYVGNNYITKRTVDEKDVVYKPVPKAKVKAAIDYIGRQLFNPPLWMYPQEIDQLIPLKTADQISDQQNQVLNMLLSSGMLYNISLKTMQFEGAYTVPEFLNDLQQTVWVKFTGNEKLDFYRRSLQRSYVEKMGMLLLPKEVEPGKALNAAQRSDIRLYGKQHLVKLRADIVKLMNVSTGINKDHFEAVLIDVDKIITKLNTTTTP, encoded by the coding sequence ATGAAAAAATTATTTATTCTGCTCATCATGCTCGCCGCCGGTCAGCATGGTTTTGCACAGACCCCCGAAAAAAAAGCCGACAGCACCAGTACACAGCCAAAAGGCATGCAGCCTTACAATAAGGTAATTACAGACAAAGCCAAAAACAAATCAGGTCTTTTTACGATCAGTCAGGTTGATGCTAAATACTATTTTCAAATTCCTGATAGCTTGTTTAACCGCTATATGCTTGTAGTAACCCGTTTTCTTTCGACTCCGGAAGGCATTGGTGTTTTTGGCGGCGAAAAAGCAAACGAGCAGACTATTTATTTTGAAAAAGGTATTAATAATACAGTTTATTTAAGATCCCTGCAATACAGGCAGGACGTTCGCTCTGCCGATTCGATGCTGGCAAAAGCATTGGCAGGCAGCAGCGAAAATCCAATTGTGGCAGCTTTCCCGATAAAAACAACCAATCCGGATAATCAAAATGTGGTGATTGATGTAACGGATGCTTTCAAAAAAGAAAATGCAATGTTTTCTATTGGAAGTAAGGAAAAAACAGAATATAAACTGACTTCTCTTTCAGACGATAAATCGTTTATTGAAAGTATGGATACCTATCCAATTAATATTGAAGTTAAAACGACCAAAACCTATACAAGTACTACGTCAAGCAGCGGAGGAAATACATTACGTTTAAATACGTCAATTGTACTTTTACCAAAAGACCCAATGCGTAAACGATTCTTTGATGAAAGAGTAGGGTATTTTGCTAATAAATATGTTTTGTTTGATGATGACGAACAGCGTGCTCAGACTAAATATATCGTACAGCGTTACCGTTTGGAACCAAGAGATAAAGATGTTAAGAAATATCTTAAAGGTGAATTGGTAGAACCAAAAAAGCAAATCGTGTATTATATCGATCCTGCTACGCCAAAAAAATGGAGACCGTACTTAATTGCCGGAATCAACGACTGGCAGAAAGCATTTGAAGCGGCAGGATTTAAAAATGCAATTGTAGGTAAAGAATGGCCGGAAAATGATAAAACGATGAGCCTTGAAGATGCAAGGTATTCGGTAGTACGTTATTATGCATCTGAAACGCCAAATGCTTACGGACCAAGAGTGAGCGATCCAAGAAGCGGTGAAATCATCGAAAGCCATGTAGGCTGGTATCATAACGTAATGAAACTGGTACAAAGATGGTACATGATCCAGGCAGGTCCACTGGACCCAAAAGCCAGAAAAATGCATCTTGATGATGAACTGATGGGACAATTAATTCGTTTTGTTTCTTCTCACGAAATAGGACATACTATTGGTCTTCGTCATAATATGGGAGCCAGCAGTGCAACTCCGGTAGAAAAATTAAGAGACAAAAAATGGGTTGAAGCAAACGGACATACCGTTTCTATCATGGATTATGCCCGTTTTAACTACGTTGCGCAGCCAGAAGACAATATCAGTCCGCAGGGAATTTATCCCCGAATTGGGATCTACGACAAATGGGCAGTTAAATGGGGTTACGGCTATTTTCCAAACACAAAAGATGAGTTTGAAGAAGAAAAACTGTTGAGTAAAATGACAACAGATAGTTTGACTAGTAACCCAAGATTATGGTTTGGAGGAGAAGGAAAAGACGAAGATCCGCGCAGCCAGAAAGAAGATTTGGGAGATGATGCGGTACTAGCCAGCGATTACGGAATTAAAAACCTGAAGCGTGTTGTGCCAAACTTGATTCAATGGACATATCAGCCGGATGATGCCTATGATAATTTATCAGATATGCATAAAGCTGTTGTAAAACAATATAGTTTGTACTTGTACCATGTATTGAAATATGTTGGAAACAACTACATCACTAAAAGAACTGTTGATGAAAAAGACGTTGTGTACAAACCAGTTCCCAAAGCAAAAGTTAAAGCCGCGATTGATTATATAGGCCGACAATTGTTTAATCCGCCGTTATGGATGTATCCGCAGGAAATAGATCAATTAATCCCGTTGAAAACAGCAGACCAAATATCAGATCAGCAAAATCAGGTTCTGAATATGCTTTTGAGTTCCGGTATGCTGTACAACATCAGCCTAAAAACCATGCAGTTCGAAGGAGCTTATACCGTTCCTGAATTCTTAAATGATTTACAGCAGACGGTTTGGGTAAAATTTACCGGGAACGAAAAATTAGATTTTTACAGACGAAGCCTGCAGCGCAGTTATGTTGAGAAAATGGGAATGCTTTTATTACCAAAAGAAGTAGAGCCGGGAAAAGCTTTAAATGCAGCGCAGCGCAGTGACATTCGATTATACGGAAAACAGCATCTGGTAAAATTAAGAGCCGATATCGTGAAACTGATGAATGTTTCAACAGGTATAAACAAAGATCATTTCGAAGCCGTTTTGATCGACGTAGATAAAATCATAACAAAATTAAATACAACAACTACTCCATGA
- a CDS encoding DUF3347 domain-containing protein produces MKKLLVTAFICLSTLVNAQLTSKEEVAPELAAKRETEKKEITNSYLALKNNLLISDSLAVVKDAAALQKALKNFKFKKLTLDQMNEATKTRREIIELAAEVAATKNINKQRKIFITLSAKFWDVAPRFKPADTALHLQICPMTSATWLSDSKEIKNPYYPKNMLTCGEVKASL; encoded by the coding sequence ATGAAAAAATTATTAGTGACGGCATTTATCTGTTTAAGCACTTTGGTAAATGCACAATTAACATCAAAAGAAGAAGTAGCTCCGGAACTGGCTGCAAAACGTGAAACAGAAAAAAAAGAAATCACGAACAGTTATCTGGCCTTAAAAAACAATTTATTGATTTCGGATAGTCTTGCAGTAGTAAAAGATGCTGCTGCGCTGCAGAAAGCTTTGAAAAATTTCAAGTTCAAAAAACTGACTCTTGATCAAATGAACGAAGCAACGAAAACAAGAAGAGAGATTATTGAATTGGCTGCCGAAGTTGCCGCTACAAAAAACATCAATAAACAGAGAAAAATTTTCATAACACTGTCTGCTAAATTTTGGGATGTGGCACCAAGATTCAAACCAGCCGATACGGCTTTGCATCTTCAGATTTGTCCTATGACCAGCGCAACCTGGTTAAGCGACAGCAAGGAAATCAAAAATCCTTATTATCCAAAAAATATGCTGACTTGCGGCGAAGTAAAAGCAAGTCTATAA